In Gracilibacillus salitolerans, the sequence GATTGCAGGTGTTGTGGTAGGAAGAGTAGACGGTAATTTTGTTATTAACCCAACATTGGAAGAACGTGAAAAAAGTGATATTGACCTTACTGTAGCTGGTACAAAAGATGCGATTAACATGGTAGAAGCAGGAGCAAACGAAGTACCGGAAGAAATTATGTTAGAAGCGATCATGTTTGGCCACGAAGAAATCAGACGGTTAATTGCCTTTCAAGAACAAATTATTGAAGCATTACAAGTAGAAAAAATGGAAATAAAATTATTCGAAGCTAATGATTCTATTGTAGAAGAAGTGGAAACGAAAGCAAAAGATCGACTTGTAGACGCGATTCAAGTACAAGAAAAACATGCACGCGAGGAAGCAATTGAACAAGTAAAATCAGAAGTAAAAGCAGAATATGAAGAGGCTGATGCAGAAGCCGATACATTAAAACAAGTGGCGACTGTATTAGATAAGATTGTAAAAGAAGAAGTTCGTCGACTGATTACAAAAGAAAAAATACGTCCAGATGGAAGGAAAATTGATGAAATCAGATCGTTGTCTTCCAGAATTGGGGTATTACCTCGTACTCACGGTTCGGGACTGTTTACTCGTGGTCAAACACAAGCACTAAGCGTGTGTACGTTAGGAGCATTAGGCGATGTGCAAATTCTGGATGGTTTAGATGCAGAGGAATCAAAACGTTTTATGCATCACTATAATTTCCCATCTTTTAGTGTTGGGGAAACAGGACCAATCCGTGGACCAGGTCGACGTGAAATTGGGCATGGTGCATTAGGTGAGCGTGCCTTAGAAAAAGTAATACCAGATGAAAAAGAATTCCCGTATACAATACGTCTTGTTTCAGAAGTACTAGAATCTAATGGTTCTACGTCTCAAGCAAGTATTTGCGCAAGTACATTAGCCATGATGGATGCAGGTGTACCTATAAAAGCACCGGTTGCAGGTATTGCCATGGGGCTTGTTAAATCTGGTGAAGACTACTCGATCTTAAGTGATATTCAGGGTATGGAAGACTTCTTAGGAGATATGGACTTTAAAGTAGCAGGTACAGAAAAAGGCGTTACAGCGTTGCAAATGGATATTAAGATTGAAGGTTTATCTCGCGAAATTCTTGAGGAAGCTCTAACACAAGCGAAGAAAGGTCGCATGCACATCCTTTCTCATATGTTAGAAACGATTCAAGAGCCGAAACATGAATTATCTGACTATGCTCCAAAAATTTTAACCATGGATATTAAACCAGATAAGATCCGTGATGTGATTGGACCAAGCGGTAAACAAATCAACCAAATTATTGAAGAAACTGGCGTTAAAATTGATATAGAACAAGATGGGCATGTCTTTATTTCTTCAATTGATTCAGAGATGAACAAAAAAGCTCAAAAATTAATTGAAGATATTGTTCGCGAAGTAGAAGTTGGACAAATGTATCTAGGTACGGTAAAACGTATTGAAAAATTTGGTGCATTCGTAGAGTTATTTAAGGGCAAAGAAGGACTAGTTCATATTTCTGAATTAGCGGAAGAGAGAATTGGCAAAGTAGAAGATGTTGTGTCAATTGGCGATCAGATTATGGTCAAAGTAAAAGAAATCGACCGTCAAGGACGCATCAACCTTTCAAGAAAAGCAGTACTAATCGAACAAAAAGAAAACAATTAATCCAAGAAGAAGCTGGCCAACCAGTTTCTTTTTTTAAGCCTTCTTAAAGTATAAAAAGAAGTACATAAAACATAAACTGCGAAGTACCGTGTACATACATGGGTTTGCTTTCTTCCATTCTTTTCTTGATGAGTGCATAACCATCGCTGCGAAAAAATACTCCCTTTCCAGGGGCACGGCCTCAGCTAACTTTGCAAAGTGGATCTTCGGCTCGCGCTGTTTCCCCAGGGTGTCGCATTTTCCGAGTTTTGACTAGTATTTTGGATTAGTGAGAAGAAAAGTCCCTTGATTATATATCCGAAGATTTTCTTTTTTCAACAATTAGAACATTAGAACCAGCGCAGTATTCTGCCGTAGCGAATGCTAGCACTCACCTTAAATGAGAATGGGAGGAAGCTACACCAAGTCAAATTTTCACAACTTTGCAGTTTTTATATACTAAGATTCCGGTTAGACTTATAGCATTGAATATAGGGGGATTTGGATTTGTTACATCGTAAGGAATGCAGTAATGGTATGCGAATTGTATTGGAAGAAGTCACTTCTGTCAGATCAGTAACTATCGGTATATGGGTCAAAACCGGTTCAAGAGAAGAGGCTCCAGAACTAAACGGCATATCTCATTTTATCGAGCATATGTTATTTAAAGGAACAGAAAATCGAACTTCACAGGAAATCGCTGAGGCATTTGATGGTATTGGTGGCGAAATTAATGCTTTCACTTCAAAGGAATATACCTGCTATTATGCAAAAGTTATCGATACTCATAAAGAAATGGCTATTGAAATTTTAGCAGATATGTTACTTCATTCTACTTTTGATCAAACAGAGATCGAAAGAGAAAAGAAAGTAGTGTTAGAAGAAATCAATATGACAGAGGACACGCCAGACGATATTATCCATGATTTATTAGCAGAAGCAGCTTATCAACAACATCCGTTGGCAAAACCAATATTAGGGTCAAAATCTACCGTTAATCAGCTGTCACAACAGGATATGTTTCAATATCTTCAAAGTCAATATATTCCTGAGAACATTGTGGTATCAATCGCCGGTAATGCGAATTACAGTTTTATTAAAACAGTGGAAGACACTCTTTCAGTAGAGAGAAATAGCTCATTAACCTCGAGTAGGGAATATTCGAGCAAACCTGGATTTTATCACAAACAAATATCTCAAACGAAAGAAACGGAACAAGCCCACCTCTGCTTGGGATATGAAGGTGTTGGAATTGAAAACGAGCTTGAATACGCCATGTTAATTGTTAATAATGTGCTAGGTGGCAGTATGAGTTCCAGGTTGTTTCAAGAAATTAGAGAAAAAGCAGGAATGGCATACTCAATCTTTTCATATCATAGCTCTTTTATTGATAGTGGCTTATTAACCATCTATGCCGGAACATCGAAAAATCAGTTGTATATTGTCCAAGATAAAATTCAACATATTGTAGATCAGTTAAGAAAATATGGTTTGACTAATAAAGAGTGGGAAAACAGTAAAGAACAATTAAAAGGACTTTATATGTTAAGTCTGGAAAGTACTAACAGCAAAATGAGTCGAAATGCGAGGAATGAATTGTTGTTACAAACCCATCCTTCCCTCGATGATATCATGAAAAAAATTGATAAAGTAAGATTAGATGATGTACAACATATTCTCAATACACTACAGTCTGACCGAGCGGCAACTGCCATTATTTCACCTGAATAACAGATTGGAGGTGGCAAAGATGCGTTTTAATGATTTGAGCAGCAAAGAGTTGATAGACTTAACTACAGGGTCCAGACTAGGTGTTTTAGGACAGACAGATCTTGAAATCGATGAAAAGACTGGACAAATCATTTCTTTTACCATTCCACAATACAGCATGTTTGGATTAAGAAAGTCAGAGTCCTATTCACGGATTGATTGGAATCAAATCAAAAAAGTTGGAGACGATATGATTATTGTGGAGACAGAGGAAGTTTAAAAAACGGAGCTAATTGAAGCTTCGTTTTTTGTATGGTATTGAATGGAATATCAACTTTACAATACCCACTAATGTTACCCACCTATATGTCAATATCGACTATTCCTCGCCATGTTTCCTTTATCCTCCTACGTTTCCATACACCGCATTCGGCTTTTCTTAATTCCTAGGGTATTTGCCCCTTCACTTCTGTTCCGTGTTTTCATATGATAATTTTAGATAAGATTTAATTGTTTAGATAGAGATTTGGTGAGGTGACAAGATGCAGAAGACTAAAGATATTGCTATTATTGGTGGCGATGCACGTTATTTGCCTTTAATACACGCACTTAAAACAATTGATAATCTAAGGATTCGTATATTAGGTTTTGAACAAGTAGAGCAAAGTTATACGGGTGTCATGCAGTCAACGATCGAGAATTTAGATACATCTCAATTAGATGGTATCATTTTACCAATTACAGGTATAGATGATGATGGTTATGTCGAAACAATGTTCTCCAATGAAAAAATACAATTAACGGAAGAGTGGTTTCAGTCTTTACCAGAAAATTGTGTAGTGTTCACTGGAATATCCAATCAAAAACTGGATCAGTATATTGAAAAAAATGATTTACAGTTAATTAAATTAATGGAAAGAAATGACGTCGCTATTTATAATTCAATTCCGACTGCTGAAGGAGCCATCATGCTTGCTATCAAGCATACTGATTTCACTATCCACCATGCCAATGTATTCATATTTGGTTATGGAAGAGTAGGTGAAACAACAGCTAGTAGCTTTGCGGGCCTCGGAGCTAATATTGCTGTTATCTCCAGGGATGAAACTGATTTGGCACGTGTATATGAAAGAGGTTGGGAAGCATATTCTTTAGACCAAACAGAAAACTATATAGATAAATGTCAAATTTTAATTAATACGATTCCTGCAAAAGTAGTAAATAAATCATTAATTGAAAAAATGAATAGCCAGGCGATTATTATCGACTTAGCTTCCAAACCGGGGGGAATCGATTTTGAATACGCAAAATCCAGAGGAATAGAAGCAATACATGCATTAGGTTTACCAGGTATGGTAGCTCCGACAACAGCTGGTGAAATCTTGGCAGATCGTATCGCTAAAATACTATTTGCCTCCTAAAAGTAACACACAGATGATCTGGGCATATACTGGGCATATAAAGTAGCCCAATTGGTTAGCCCTGTGATTCTGTATAAATATTTACAAGTATAGGAGGTATTTTAGTGGATTTAAAAGGGAAAAAGATTGGATTTGGTTTAACTGGATCACATTGTACTTATGAAGCGGTTTTTCCACAAATGGAGAAACTAGTCGAGTTAGGTGCTGAATTAGTCCCAGTTGTTTCATATACATTTAAAGACACTGACAGTAAATTCGGTAAAGCTGACGATCATATGGCACGTGTTCGTGAAATTACTGGTAGAGACCCGATCACATCTATTGTAGACGCTGAACCGTTAGGACCGGTTGAGCCGTTAGATATTATGGTATTAGCTCCTTTAACGGGTAATTCCATGAGTCGTCTTGCTAATGCTATAACTGATGGTCCTGTACTGATGGCAACAAAAGCAACGATCAGAAATGGAAATCCAATTGTAATTGGTGTGTCAACTAATGATGCATTAGGCTTAAATGGTGTTAATTTGATGCGATTAATGTCTACCAAGCTTATATATTTTGTGCCTTTTGGTCAGGACGATCCAATAAAAAAACCAAATTCAATGGTGTCAGATATGACACTAATTCCGGAAACAGTAAAGAATGCCCTTGAATACAAGCAAATTCAGCCAGTAGTTATAGAAAGAAACAAGTAATTATGATGAAATAATTAAAGAATACTCGATAATATGTTATGATAAAAAAGATAATCAAATTAAACATTGAATCAGATGGAAGGGGACAATAAACATGGCAACAGGACAACAATATAATGTAGCAGTAGTGGGTGCTACTGGTGCAGTAGGAGCAAAAATGCTAGAAACATTGGATAAAAAGAACTTTCCAATCAAAGAATTACTGTTATTATCTTCTAAACGTTCAGCAGGAAAAGAAATGGAGTTTCAAGGTAAAACGTACACGGTGCAAGAAGCTACTCCCGAAAGCTTTGAAGGTGTGGATATTGCCCTATTTTCTGCTGGTGGATCAGTGTCTAAAAACTTAGCACCAGAAGCAGTAAAACGTGGTGCGGTTGTTGTTGATAACACAAGTGCATTCAGAATGGATCCTCAAGTTCCACTTGTGGTACCAGAAGTAAACCAAGAGGATATCCAGAAGCATAATGGAATCATTGCAAATCCAAATTGTTCAACAATTCAAATGGTAGCTGCCCTTAAACCGGTTCAGGATCAGTTTGGCATGTCCAGAGTTATCGTGTCAACTTATCAAGCAGTGTCAGGAGCTGGAAATGAAGCTGTTGAAGAATTACATTCACAGTCAAAAGCATTTTTAGAAGGCGAAGAATTAAAACCAGAATTATTACCTGTGTCTGGAGAGAAACATCATTACCCAATTGCATTTAATGCATTACCGCAAATTGATGTATTCCAAGATAATGGATACACTTTTGAAGAAATGAAAATGATAAATGAGACAAAGAAAATTTTGCATGATGACTCTGTTCAAGTTGCAGCAACATGTGTACGTTTGCCTTTCTTTACATCCCATGCAGAAAGTGTATATGTGGAAGTTAATAAAGATGACGTAACTGTTGATCAATTTAAAGAAGCGATTAGTAATATGGATGGTGTTGTCTTAGAAGATGATCCAACCAATCAAGTATATCCAACACCACTGGCAGCGGCAGGTAAATGTGATGTGTTTGTAGGCCGTATCCGTAAAGATTTAGATAATGAGAAAGGATTCCATTTATGGGTAGTCTCTGATAACTTGTTAAAGGGAGCTGCTTGGAATTCTGTGCAAATTGCTGAATCTCTAGTCAAAAATAACTGGCTCAATAAATAAACGAGGTGGAATCATGCGGGTATTGGTTCAAAAGTTTGGTGGCACGTCTGTAAAGAATAAAGAATCTAGAGAATATGCTATTCGTCATATAAAAGAAGCATTAATAGAAGGTTATAAAGTAGTTGTCGTTGTTTCAGCGATGGGGCGTTTTCCAGAGCCATATTCAACAGATGCTTTATTATCCTTAATTGATGGAAATCACTCCAAGATAAGTAATAAAGAGAAAGATTTATTATTATCTTGTGGCGAAACTATTTCTGCGACGGTTTTCTCGCATGATCTGCTGGAACATCAAATAAATGCTGTTGCTATTCCCGGTGGAGAAGCTGGTATTATTACGACTAGCAATTTTTCCAATGCGCAAATTAAAAGAGTAGATACCAAACATTTATATCATGTTTTAAGCAACCAACAGGTAGTAGTAGTAGCAGGATTTCAAGGCAAAACGGAGGACAATGAAGTAACAACCATTGGCAGAGGTGGGAGTGATACCTCTGCCACTGCATTAGCAGCAGCTTTGCAAGCGGAATATGTAGATATTTTCACAGATGTTAATGGTATTATGACAGCAGATCCTCGAGTTGTTACCAATGCGCAAAAATTAGATACCATTTCATATACAGAAATATGTAATCTAGCTTACCAAGGAGCAAAGGTTATTCACCCTCGAGCAGTCGAGATTGCAATGCAGGCCAATGTTCCAATTAGAGTGCGTTCTACAAAACTTAAGGATAAAGGAACACTTATTACAAATGTACCTGAAACAGATTACTCAGAAAGTGTACATGATCGATTGGCTACAGGAATTGCATATGTTAATCAAATTACCCAAATAAAAATTCAAGAGGCAAAAGAACCGGAACAACTGCATGTGAAAGTATTTAAAGCAATGGCTGAAGCGGGTATTTCCGTCGATTTTATCAATATATCACCAAATGGTGTAATATATACGATATTTAAACGAGATGAAACTTTAGCGAAGCAAGTCTTAGAATCTTTAAACCTTCAACCGATTATTACCAAAGATTGTGCAAAGATTTCTTTAGTCGGTGCTGGAATGTCAGGTGTTCCCGGTGTTACATCAAAGATCGTACAGACTTTAACTAGTAAAAATATTCCCATTTTACAATCAGCAGATAGTCATCGAACCATATGGGTCTTAATACAAAATGTTCATTTAGAAACTGCACTTAATGCATTACATGAAGCTTTTCGATTAGAAAAATAAAATCTGTAATTTTCTATTTTCTATTGATGAAATCGTATATTCATGGCATAATTATGTTCGCCATTTTTCTATATATGAGCCATATTGTAAAGTCAAAGCAATACATGAAGAAAAGATACAATAATAAATGTTTAGCACATGCAAATAAGGTGAAGGAGATTGGAAAGGAGATGGTGACATTATGGATTTCGGAAGATTGTTAACTGCAATGGTGACACCTTTTGATGAGAATAATCGTATGGATTTAAATATAACGTCTCAATTGATAGAACATTTAATTGCTACTGGATCAGAGGGGCTTGTTGTAGCTGGTACAACGGGTGAATCTCCGACATTAAGTCATGAAGAAAAGATATCTTTATTTAAACATGTTGTTAAGGTAGTGGATGGTCGAGTACCTATTATTGCTGGAACTGGAAGTAATAATACACAGGCTTCCATCGAGCTAACCAAAGAAGCAGAGCAAATAGGAGTGGATGGAGCATTAGTTGTCACTCCATATTATAATAAACCGAATCAAGAAGGGTTATATCAACATTATGCAGCGATAGCTCAAGAAACCAAATTGCCGATAATGTTGTATAATATTCCATCCAGAGCTGTAGTGCGATTGAATGTAGAAACAGTTGTGGCCTTATCGCAAATCGATAACATTGTGGCGGTAAAAGATTCCACTGGTGATCTGGACGGAATCGCTTCTATACTTGAACAAGTAGATGATGGGTTTTCTGTTTATAGTGGTGACGATTCATTAACCTTACCAATTCTATCTATTGGTGGTTCTGGAATTGTTTCTGTTTCTTCCCATATTATTGGCAAAGAAATGAAAGAAATGATTGAGTTATTCGAACAAGGTAAAGTGAAAGAAGCAGGTCGACTTCACCGTAAGTTACTTCCTATCATGCGTGCATTGTTTATGGCACCATCTCCTTCACCAGTCAAGTCTGCATTGAAATATCAACAAATCGATGTAGGATCTGTTCGTTTACCATTAGTACCACTATCGCCATTTGAAGAACAAAACCTATTTAGAGTAATTGAATCATTCCAATAAAACCAGTTAGAACCTGTTTCCATCCACATGAAACAGGTTCTTTTCAACTGCAAAATATGAATCAAATACATAAACTGCGAAGTAACTGTTATGTGCATTTGTTTTCTTCCATTCTTTCCATAGTAAGTGCTTGCATATCGCTCCGGCAGAATATTGCGCTTTCCGTGGGCACGGCTTCAGGTAACTTGGTAAAGAAAATCACTTTACCAAGTGGATCTTTAGCTCGTGCTGTTCCCCCCCGGAAAGCGGAGTATTTTTTCCGCAGCGTCGAGTTAGCACTCAACTATAAACAGAATGGAAGAAAGCTACATCAAGAAAAAACATCATTGGTTCACAGTAGTTATCTAATACGCTTCAGATGGATAATTTTTTTAAACTGTTTATGATACAGAATGAAATAAGCTAGCTAGTTCATACTAATTACTACTATGATGTAAAGGGGTAATTAGGTATGAATAAACAAAAACAAGAAACGAAAGAAAAAGAATCGCAATCATCATCACTTGTTGAAAAGATTCAACAATTAGGACAATCCACCATACCGAATGCACCAGACTCAAATATTCACGTACTATCCATCATCGGTCAAGTGGAAGGACACGTACAACTACCACCACAAAACAAAACAACTAAATATGAACATCTTATTCCACAGATCGTTGCAATAGAACAAAACCCTAAAATAGAAGGGTTAGTCGTGGTTTTAAATACGGTTGGTGGAGATGTCGAAGCTGGTCTTGCTTTATCAGAAATGATTGCCTCATTATCTAAACCAACTGTTTCTGTTGTTTTAGGAGGAGGTCATTCCATTGGTGTCCCTATAGCTGTGTCAACGGATTATTCCTTTATTGCTCCGTCTGCAACCATGACCATTCATCCAATTCGACTTACAGGTCTTGTTATTGGTGTACCACAAACATTTGAATATATTGATAAAATGCAGGAGCGTGTTCTTCAATTTGTAACTGCACATTCAAATATTAAAGAAGAAAAATTAAAAGAATTAATGTTCGAAAAAGGAAATTTAACAAGGGATATTGGTACAAACGTAGTCGGAGAAGACGCCGTAAAGTATGGTTTAATCAATGAGGTTGGTGGAATTAGTGGTGCAATGGCAAAACTTAATGAATTAATTGAAGCTAAAAAGGATTCTCAGGAGCTGATCCAATGATATTATATACACCACTTAGTTATGAGGATATCCATTATTCAGAACAAGATTATCAGCAATATGAATTTATCAGCTATCAAAGTAAAACATGCTGTATACAAAAGTTAGAGAACGGCGATATGCGTCTCGTACAATTATTATCTACAGACCCAAATGATTATTTAGCTGAACATTTTTCTCCTGGAACGATTATTTCGAGTAGTGAAAATCCCCAATAGAATATTCGTTCTATTTTTGATTCTATGCTATAATAGAAATAAGAATAGAGCTAATTAGACACCCTTGCTAACAATCAGCAAGGGTATTTCATACATATATGAAGTGAAAGTAATGAATAGGGACCTGAGGAGTGTTTATATGGCAAAAAGAAAAAAAAGAAGGAAAAAACAACCATTAAAAAATAATATAAAAAAAGAATTAATAGGTTTATTATTAGTGTTTTTGGCAATTTTTGGTAGTGGTGCAACGATGATTAGTG encodes:
- the pnp gene encoding polyribonucleotide nucleotidyltransferase, with product MVEEKKVFSTEIAGQPFRVEIGELAKQANGACMVHYGDTAVLATATASKEPKDLPFFPLTVNYEERLYAVGKIPGGFIKREGRPSEKAVLTSRLIDRPIRPLFPDGFRNEVQVISTVMSVDQNLPSEIAAMIGSSIALSVSDIPFGGPIAGVVVGRVDGNFVINPTLEEREKSDIDLTVAGTKDAINMVEAGANEVPEEIMLEAIMFGHEEIRRLIAFQEQIIEALQVEKMEIKLFEANDSIVEEVETKAKDRLVDAIQVQEKHAREEAIEQVKSEVKAEYEEADAEADTLKQVATVLDKIVKEEVRRLITKEKIRPDGRKIDEIRSLSSRIGVLPRTHGSGLFTRGQTQALSVCTLGALGDVQILDGLDAEESKRFMHHYNFPSFSVGETGPIRGPGRREIGHGALGERALEKVIPDEKEFPYTIRLVSEVLESNGSTSQASICASTLAMMDAGVPIKAPVAGIAMGLVKSGEDYSILSDIQGMEDFLGDMDFKVAGTEKGVTALQMDIKIEGLSREILEEALTQAKKGRMHILSHMLETIQEPKHELSDYAPKILTMDIKPDKIRDVIGPSGKQINQIIEETGVKIDIEQDGHVFISSIDSEMNKKAQKLIEDIVREVEVGQMYLGTVKRIEKFGAFVELFKGKEGLVHISELAEERIGKVEDVVSIGDQIMVKVKEIDRQGRINLSRKAVLIEQKENN
- a CDS encoding M16 family metallopeptidase, producing the protein MLHRKECSNGMRIVLEEVTSVRSVTIGIWVKTGSREEAPELNGISHFIEHMLFKGTENRTSQEIAEAFDGIGGEINAFTSKEYTCYYAKVIDTHKEMAIEILADMLLHSTFDQTEIEREKKVVLEEINMTEDTPDDIIHDLLAEAAYQQHPLAKPILGSKSTVNQLSQQDMFQYLQSQYIPENIVVSIAGNANYSFIKTVEDTLSVERNSSLTSSREYSSKPGFYHKQISQTKETEQAHLCLGYEGVGIENELEYAMLIVNNVLGGSMSSRLFQEIREKAGMAYSIFSYHSSFIDSGLLTIYAGTSKNQLYIVQDKIQHIVDQLRKYGLTNKEWENSKEQLKGLYMLSLESTNSKMSRNARNELLLQTHPSLDDIMKKIDKVRLDDVQHILNTLQSDRAATAIISPE
- a CDS encoding YlmC/YmxH family sporulation protein — translated: MRFNDLSSKELIDLTTGSRLGVLGQTDLEIDEKTGQIISFTIPQYSMFGLRKSESYSRIDWNQIKKVGDDMIIVETEEV
- the dpaA gene encoding dipicolinic acid synthetase subunit A, producing the protein MQKTKDIAIIGGDARYLPLIHALKTIDNLRIRILGFEQVEQSYTGVMQSTIENLDTSQLDGIILPITGIDDDGYVETMFSNEKIQLTEEWFQSLPENCVVFTGISNQKLDQYIEKNDLQLIKLMERNDVAIYNSIPTAEGAIMLAIKHTDFTIHHANVFIFGYGRVGETTASSFAGLGANIAVISRDETDLARVYERGWEAYSLDQTENYIDKCQILINTIPAKVVNKSLIEKMNSQAIIIDLASKPGGIDFEYAKSRGIEAIHALGLPGMVAPTTAGEILADRIAKILFAS
- a CDS encoding dipicolinate synthase subunit B; this encodes MDLKGKKIGFGLTGSHCTYEAVFPQMEKLVELGAELVPVVSYTFKDTDSKFGKADDHMARVREITGRDPITSIVDAEPLGPVEPLDIMVLAPLTGNSMSRLANAITDGPVLMATKATIRNGNPIVIGVSTNDALGLNGVNLMRLMSTKLIYFVPFGQDDPIKKPNSMVSDMTLIPETVKNALEYKQIQPVVIERNK
- the asd gene encoding aspartate-semialdehyde dehydrogenase — translated: MATGQQYNVAVVGATGAVGAKMLETLDKKNFPIKELLLLSSKRSAGKEMEFQGKTYTVQEATPESFEGVDIALFSAGGSVSKNLAPEAVKRGAVVVDNTSAFRMDPQVPLVVPEVNQEDIQKHNGIIANPNCSTIQMVAALKPVQDQFGMSRVIVSTYQAVSGAGNEAVEELHSQSKAFLEGEELKPELLPVSGEKHHYPIAFNALPQIDVFQDNGYTFEEMKMINETKKILHDDSVQVAATCVRLPFFTSHAESVYVEVNKDDVTVDQFKEAISNMDGVVLEDDPTNQVYPTPLAAAGKCDVFVGRIRKDLDNEKGFHLWVVSDNLLKGAAWNSVQIAESLVKNNWLNK
- the dapG gene encoding aspartate kinase; the protein is MRVLVQKFGGTSVKNKESREYAIRHIKEALIEGYKVVVVVSAMGRFPEPYSTDALLSLIDGNHSKISNKEKDLLLSCGETISATVFSHDLLEHQINAVAIPGGEAGIITTSNFSNAQIKRVDTKHLYHVLSNQQVVVVAGFQGKTEDNEVTTIGRGGSDTSATALAAALQAEYVDIFTDVNGIMTADPRVVTNAQKLDTISYTEICNLAYQGAKVIHPRAVEIAMQANVPIRVRSTKLKDKGTLITNVPETDYSESVHDRLATGIAYVNQITQIKIQEAKEPEQLHVKVFKAMAEAGISVDFINISPNGVIYTIFKRDETLAKQVLESLNLQPIITKDCAKISLVGAGMSGVPGVTSKIVQTLTSKNIPILQSADSHRTIWVLIQNVHLETALNALHEAFRLEK
- the dapA gene encoding 4-hydroxy-tetrahydrodipicolinate synthase, with amino-acid sequence MDFGRLLTAMVTPFDENNRMDLNITSQLIEHLIATGSEGLVVAGTTGESPTLSHEEKISLFKHVVKVVDGRVPIIAGTGSNNTQASIELTKEAEQIGVDGALVVTPYYNKPNQEGLYQHYAAIAQETKLPIMLYNIPSRAVVRLNVETVVALSQIDNIVAVKDSTGDLDGIASILEQVDDGFSVYSGDDSLTLPILSIGGSGIVSVSSHIIGKEMKEMIELFEQGKVKEAGRLHRKLLPIMRALFMAPSPSPVKSALKYQQIDVGSVRLPLVPLSPFEEQNLFRVIESFQ
- a CDS encoding ClpP family protease, whose amino-acid sequence is MNKQKQETKEKESQSSSLVEKIQQLGQSTIPNAPDSNIHVLSIIGQVEGHVQLPPQNKTTKYEHLIPQIVAIEQNPKIEGLVVVLNTVGGDVEAGLALSEMIASLSKPTVSVVLGGGHSIGVPIAVSTDYSFIAPSATMTIHPIRLTGLVIGVPQTFEYIDKMQERVLQFVTAHSNIKEEKLKELMFEKGNLTRDIGTNVVGEDAVKYGLINEVGGISGAMAKLNELIEAKKDSQELIQ
- a CDS encoding YlzJ-like family protein; translated protein: MILYTPLSYEDIHYSEQDYQQYEFISYQSKTCCIQKLENGDMRLVQLLSTDPNDYLAEHFSPGTIISSSENPQ